In Notolabrus celidotus isolate fNotCel1 chromosome 10, fNotCel1.pri, whole genome shotgun sequence, one DNA window encodes the following:
- the cd28 gene encoding cytotoxic T-lymphocyte protein 4 isoform X2: MTPLLWLIKALEVTQPYRVDSTDGTAQVQCYIHLPPSHQLPEPEELRVSLLKGLHGSQVLCWSTLNLTEQAAAGVEKEGQVQCSTRVTDGAVELSVFGLRATDTDLYRCQIEVLFPPPYLRLRGNGTLVHVRESSDCPLRDAQRQAAHKADEDEEDQRDERTAPLSVPVVVLVILVIFALLFIIYLQVLHCKDVRREMVRPVPEPCVHYKGDAAFSC, translated from the exons ATGACACCCCTCCTCTGGCTTATAAAAG CTCTGGAGGTGACTCAGCCTTACAGGGTGGACAGCACCGACGGGACAGCACAGGTGCAGTGCTACATCCACCTCCCACCCTCGCACCAGCTCCCTGAGCCGGAGGAGCTCAGAGTGTCTCTGCTGAAAGGCCTCCACGGCTCACAGGTGCTCTGCTGGTCCACGCTCAACCTCACGGAGCAGGCGGCTGCAGGTGTGGAGAAAGAAGGACAG GTGCAGTGCTCTACTCGTGTGACAGATGGCGCTGTGGAGCTGAGTGTGTTTGGACTCAGAGCCACAGACACAGACCTGTACCGCTGTCAGATCGAGGTCTTGTTCCCTCCCCCGTACCTGAGACTCAGAGGGAACGGTACGCTCGTTCACGTCCGAG AGAGCTCAGACTGTCCTCTGCGGGACGCTCAGAGACAGGCGGCACACAAGGCCGACGAAGACGAGGAGGACCAGCGTGATGAGAGGACGGCACCGCTCAGTGTTCCTGTGGTTGTTCTGGTGATACTGGTCATCTTcgctctcctcttcatcatctaccttcAG GTCCTGCACTGTAAAGACGTGAGGAGGGAGATGGTCAGACCGGTACCTGAACCATGTGTGCATTACAAAGGAGACGCTGCATTTTCATGTTGA
- the cd28 gene encoding cytotoxic T-lymphocyte protein 4 isoform X1, protein MVLIHCVMVWSVCAVLSLCSLPVWSALEVTQPYRVDSTDGTAQVQCYIHLPPSHQLPEPEELRVSLLKGLHGSQVLCWSTLNLTEQAAAGVEKEGQVQCSTRVTDGAVELSVFGLRATDTDLYRCQIEVLFPPPYLRLRGNGTLVHVRESSDCPLRDAQRQAAHKADEDEEDQRDERTAPLSVPVVVLVILVIFALLFIIYLQVLHCKDVRREMVRPVPEPCVHYKGDAAFSC, encoded by the exons ATGGTTCTGATTCACTGTGTGAtggtgtggagtgtgtgtgcggTCCTCAGCCTCTGCAGCCTGCCCGTGTGGAGCG CTCTGGAGGTGACTCAGCCTTACAGGGTGGACAGCACCGACGGGACAGCACAGGTGCAGTGCTACATCCACCTCCCACCCTCGCACCAGCTCCCTGAGCCGGAGGAGCTCAGAGTGTCTCTGCTGAAAGGCCTCCACGGCTCACAGGTGCTCTGCTGGTCCACGCTCAACCTCACGGAGCAGGCGGCTGCAGGTGTGGAGAAAGAAGGACAG GTGCAGTGCTCTACTCGTGTGACAGATGGCGCTGTGGAGCTGAGTGTGTTTGGACTCAGAGCCACAGACACAGACCTGTACCGCTGTCAGATCGAGGTCTTGTTCCCTCCCCCGTACCTGAGACTCAGAGGGAACGGTACGCTCGTTCACGTCCGAG AGAGCTCAGACTGTCCTCTGCGGGACGCTCAGAGACAGGCGGCACACAAGGCCGACGAAGACGAGGAGGACCAGCGTGATGAGAGGACGGCACCGCTCAGTGTTCCTGTGGTTGTTCTGGTGATACTGGTCATCTTcgctctcctcttcatcatctaccttcAG GTCCTGCACTGTAAAGACGTGAGGAGGGAGATGGTCAGACCGGTACCTGAACCATGTGTGCATTACAAAGGAGACGCTGCATTTTCATGTTGA
- the LOC117819767 gene encoding uncharacterized protein LOC117819767: MKMTMTASVIFFIYLSFTLQPSRGFVVTQPESRTANINGYVIITCEHNVTVRSIIDVGLYSIPAVGERKLLCQDNVVCQDMVLNKESPNKCHFILFNIRPEAFSMKYQCEFTLNINEVHEQRQGRPTTLLQGQKDADCKTPPPSDPQRWTLLEFILLGLLALTLLYSCMFTCFHIRQRGNFQVNDIDENVDSYPEHSTYVDMRKGALLREPGARAH; the protein is encoded by the exons ATGAAGATGACAATGACAGCCTCCGTCATCTTCTTCATTTACCTGAGCTTCACCCTGCAGCCGAGCCGAG GTTTTGTCGTGACTCAGCCGGAGTCTCGGACGGCTAACATCAATGGATACGTCATCATCACCTGTGAACACAACGTCACAGTCCGCTCCATCATAGACGTGGGACTCTACAGCATACCGGC GGTCGGTGAACGTAAACTGCTCTGCCAGGATAATGTAGTCTGTCAGGACATGGTCCTGAACAAAGAGAGTCCCAACAAGTGCCACTTCATCCTGTTCAACATCAGGCCAGAGGCTTTCAGCATGAAGTACCAGTGTGAGTTCACATTGAATATCAATGAGGTGCACGAACAGAGACAAGGAAGACCAACCACACTGCTGCAAG GTCAAAAGGATGCTGACTGCAAaactcctcctccgtctgaTCCGCAGCGCTGGACTCTGCTGGAGTTCATCCTGCTCGGTCTGCTGGCTCTCACGCTGCTGTACAGCTGCATGTTCACATGTTTCCACATCAGACAGAGGGGGAAC TTTCAGGTCAACGACATCGACGAGAACGTTGACAGCTATCCAGAACATTCCACGTATGTAGACATGAGGAAAGGCGCTCTGCTCAGGGAACCCGGGGCCCGGGCACACTGA